In Candidatus Nanosynbacter lyticus, one genomic interval encodes:
- the ruvC gene encoding crossover junction endodeoxyribonuclease RuvC — protein sequence MRIIGIDPGTGILGFGVIDFSGGKFKLVTAGVVRTPAHTPIDERLEEIFDSLTEIITETKPDVMSIEKLFFARNVTTAISVAEARGVAMLTGRKAGLPIAEYTPLQIKQTLTGYGKADKKQVQEMVRLNLGLKDVPKPDDCADALAAAITHAAMNRV from the coding sequence ATGAGAATTATTGGTATCGATCCAGGCACAGGTATTTTGGGCTTTGGTGTGATTGATTTTTCGGGCGGTAAGTTCAAGCTGGTCACTGCGGGTGTCGTCAGAACACCAGCTCATACGCCGATTGATGAGCGGCTGGAGGAGATTTTTGACAGTTTGACGGAGATTATTACAGAGACTAAGCCTGATGTGATGTCGATTGAAAAATTGTTTTTTGCGCGTAACGTGACGACGGCAATTTCCGTGGCAGAAGCGCGTGGCGTGGCGATGTTGACGGGCCGAAAGGCAGGGCTGCCGATTGCCGAATATACGCCGCTACAGATCAAACAGACGTTGACGGGCTATGGCAAGGCTGATAAAAAGCAAGTCCAGGAAATGGTGCGCTTAAACTTGGGACTAAAGGATGTGCCAAAACCAGATGATTGTGCTGATGCTCTGGCGGCGGCAATTACCCACGCAGCGATGAATCGGGTATAA
- a CDS encoding lamin tail domain-containing protein — protein sequence MKYLRNTLLMTLIAALIMPSPSVLAVANAGAEAASGGDISQTTETPANDILPSSPNSAATAPSSQPEPNPADEQPTAKPVAQPNPPAAEPAHPISQPAPITDEALEKTAPLLISKVSPDKKYIELYNPTDSNVKLAGWKIEHYKADVKTGGKEFKNEVILANDFLVISNDPTLTKAVKFDKVPNMIQGEGSVVLSRSDGSTADVVGWGEAKKFLGAPVAGGVKTIWRCFAGKLIVDSKNNLADFSSNKTADDQEVAPYARPHCKTPESPKPLNKCEGLKLNEVASHVDEPFIELVNVSDKAITTAGCKLETSSNNSQEVLGDIELKSGELWAVKVKHTKLKLPKMKGKVYVLDEAGAEIDATEYDKMPKGASWSLLDGEWVQTFAVTEGAANVLKEYADCQAGYMRNESGKCLKIPTPPTVSDVLAPCPAGQYRHPETRRCRKIEAAKTVTPCKEGYYRSEETGRCRSIASAAAKTLKPCPDGQFRNPATGRCKKIAAADDILKDCPEGFERNPTTRRCRKIKTASIPVVGSATAGVQRVAGATWGWWVFGGVGLLAVGYGAWQWRWELSQLIRRLRR from the coding sequence ATGAAATATTTGCGTAACACACTACTTATGACACTAATCGCGGCATTGATCATGCCGTCGCCGTCAGTTTTGGCGGTTGCTAATGCGGGAGCTGAGGCGGCATCTGGCGGTGACATATCACAGACGACTGAGACACCAGCAAACGACATATTACCATCCAGCCCCAACTCAGCTGCTACTGCGCCTTCGTCCCAACCAGAGCCAAACCCAGCTGACGAGCAACCAACTGCAAAACCGGTAGCACAACCTAATCCGCCAGCTGCCGAGCCAGCACACCCAATCTCTCAGCCAGCACCAATAACTGACGAAGCACTCGAAAAAACAGCGCCATTGTTGATCTCAAAAGTTAGCCCCGACAAGAAATATATTGAGCTGTATAATCCAACAGACAGTAATGTGAAGCTAGCGGGTTGGAAAATTGAACACTATAAGGCTGATGTAAAGACTGGTGGAAAAGAGTTTAAAAATGAGGTTATTTTAGCCAATGACTTTTTGGTGATTTCAAATGATCCGACACTAACAAAAGCGGTGAAGTTTGATAAGGTACCGAATATGATTCAGGGTGAAGGGTCAGTGGTGTTGTCGCGATCTGACGGGTCAACTGCCGATGTTGTTGGCTGGGGTGAGGCAAAGAAATTTTTGGGTGCACCGGTAGCTGGTGGTGTCAAAACTATCTGGCGCTGTTTTGCTGGTAAGCTCATCGTTGATTCGAAAAATAATCTGGCTGACTTTTCATCAAACAAAACAGCTGATGATCAGGAAGTTGCGCCATACGCACGTCCGCATTGCAAAACTCCTGAGTCACCAAAACCACTGAATAAGTGTGAAGGTTTGAAGCTGAATGAAGTTGCCTCTCATGTTGACGAGCCGTTCATCGAACTAGTGAATGTGAGCGACAAGGCCATCACGACAGCTGGCTGTAAGTTGGAGACTAGCAGTAATAATTCACAAGAAGTACTTGGTGATATTGAACTGAAGTCTGGCGAGTTGTGGGCGGTTAAGGTGAAACATACGAAATTAAAATTGCCAAAAATGAAGGGTAAGGTGTATGTCCTGGACGAGGCTGGCGCGGAAATTGACGCCACTGAATATGACAAAATGCCAAAGGGCGCCTCCTGGAGTTTGCTTGACGGTGAATGGGTCCAAACGTTTGCGGTGACTGAGGGTGCTGCCAATGTGTTGAAGGAATATGCAGATTGCCAGGCTGGCTATATGCGTAATGAGTCGGGTAAATGCTTGAAAATTCCAACGCCGCCTACTGTGTCTGATGTGTTGGCGCCGTGTCCAGCTGGTCAATATCGGCATCCTGAAACGCGTCGCTGTCGGAAAATCGAAGCAGCAAAAACCGTAACGCCATGCAAAGAAGGATACTACCGCAGTGAGGAAACTGGTCGCTGTCGCTCAATTGCCTCGGCTGCTGCTAAAACCTTGAAGCCCTGTCCTGATGGTCAATTTCGCAACCCAGCAACTGGTCGTTGTAAGAAAATTGCCGCTGCCGATGATATCCTAAAAGACTGCCCGGAAGGTTTTGAGCGCAATCCAACCACTCGGCGTTGTCGGAAGATAAAAACCGCCAGCATACCAGTTGTTGGTTCAGCGACAGCGGGTGTTCAGCGCGTTGCTGGCGCGACCTGGGGTTGGTGGGTATTTGGTGGCGTTGGCTTATTGGCGGTAGGCTACGGTGCGTGGCAGTGGCGATGGGAGCTGTCGCAATTGATACGACGATTGCGGCGATGA
- a CDS encoding YebC/PmpR family DNA-binding transcriptional regulator — MSGHSKWATTHRQKAVVDAKRGAIFTKLGNQIAIAARGGTDPSLNSSLAMAIEKAKAANMPSSNIQRAIDRVADKSAAALEEITYEGYGPGGVGIIIETATDNRNRTLPEVKTALVKNGGRIADAGSVAFQFTRKGVITVEGTGEELLLQVLDAGAEDAVEEDGEIIIYTELKDLASVRNKLVEQGLKVKDAELRYIVNTPIEIADSETAQKLMKVIDALDDLDDVVNVHTNADITAE; from the coding sequence CGACGCACCGGCAGAAGGCAGTTGTTGATGCAAAGCGTGGCGCGATTTTCACGAAGTTGGGTAATCAAATTGCGATTGCAGCACGTGGCGGTACAGACCCATCCTTAAACTCAAGTTTGGCGATGGCGATTGAAAAAGCTAAGGCGGCCAACATGCCAAGTTCTAACATTCAGCGAGCAATCGACCGCGTGGCGGATAAGAGCGCGGCGGCACTGGAGGAAATTACCTATGAAGGTTACGGCCCGGGCGGCGTCGGCATTATCATTGAAACAGCGACCGATAATCGTAATCGCACCTTGCCAGAAGTAAAAACGGCGTTGGTGAAAAACGGCGGGCGAATCGCTGACGCCGGCAGTGTGGCGTTTCAGTTTACCCGCAAGGGGGTAATCACTGTGGAAGGCACGGGCGAGGAATTGCTCCTGCAAGTGCTGGATGCTGGCGCTGAAGATGCGGTCGAAGAAGACGGCGAAATCATTATTTACACGGAGTTGAAGGATTTGGCGAGTGTTAGGAATAAATTGGTCGAGCAGGGATTGAAAGTAAAAGACGCCGAGCTGCGCTATATTGTTAATACGCCAATTGAGATTGCAGATTCAGAAACCGCACAGAAATTAATGAAAGTTATTGATGCACTGGATGACCTGGATGATGTGGTGAATGTACACACCAATGCCGATATTACTGCGGAATAA